The Humulus lupulus chromosome 3, drHumLupu1.1, whole genome shotgun sequence genome window below encodes:
- the LOC133825563 gene encoding uncharacterized protein LOC133825563 encodes MTGSFFITFVYGFNDGKLREQLWLDIQALAMKINEAWIILGDYNEILHQNERAGKKTVIKPSLSLRDCMSHCQMEDLKFFGCFYTWTNKQRPEDRVYSKIDRAMVNIKWTEQYTNSEAVFLPEGIFDHSPILISFYLDVAIGKQPFRYFRMWKEAPSYATKLCTLWKQPVSGTEMYKVALKLKRLKQIFRDINREGYHDIHKAEVHAKLHMLDIQQSLHQDPLNESLIQQEILAREEYTRLNRAYLLFLAQKAKATWVMNGDENTTIFHASLKVRRLQNHIYSIQSEQGNWVDTADGVQRAFLDYYQNLLGT; translated from the coding sequence ATGACAGGAAGCTTTTTCATTACCTTTGTATATGGATTTAATGATGGAAAATTGAGGGAGCAATTGTGGTTGGATATTCAGGCATTAGCTATGAAGATAAATGAGGCTTGGATTATCTTGGGGGATTATAATGAGATTTTGCATCAGAATGAGAGAGCTGGAAAGAAGACTGTTATAAAACCTTCCTTGAGCCTCAGAGATTGCATGTCTCATTGTCAAATGGAAGATTTGAAGTTTTTTGGGTGTTTTTATACATGGACAAACAAACAAAGACCTGAGGATCGTGTATACTCCAAAATTGATAGAGCTATGGTTAACATCAAATGGACTGAACAATACACAAATTCTGAAGCTGTTTTTCTCCCTGAAGGTATCTTTGATCATAGTCCCATTCTTATTTCTTTCTATTTGGATGTGGCAATTGGGAAACAACCATTCAGGTATTTTAGAATGTGGAAGGAGGCTCCTTCATATGCAACTAAGCTGTGCACTCTTTGGAAACAGCCAGTTTCGGGTACTGAAATGTATAAAGTTGCCCTGAAGCTAAAAAGGCTTAAACAGATATTCAGAGATATCAATAGAGAGGGATACCATGATATTCATAAGGCCGAAGTACATGCTAAGCTTCACATGCTAGACATACAACAAAGTTTACATCAAGATCCTCTCAATGAGTCCTTAATTCAGCAAGAGATCTTAGCTAGGGAAGAATATACACGATTAAACAGAGCGTATCTGTTATTTTTAGCACAGAAAGCCAAAGCCACTTGGGTGATGAATGGGGATGAAAACACTACTATTTTCCATGCTTCGTTGAAAGTTAGAAGGCTCCAAAATCACATCTACTCTATACAATCTGAGCAAGGTAACTGGGTGGATACAGCAGATGGGGTACAGAGAGCTTTTCTAGATTATTATCAGAACTTATTGGGAACTTAA